In Cherax quadricarinatus isolate ZL_2023a chromosome 36, ASM3850222v1, whole genome shotgun sequence, one DNA window encodes the following:
- the LOC128691379 gene encoding UV-stimulated scaffold protein A, producing the protein MENDQQAYHLKKLVEELTTSGKDNLDEGTFKKLKKICKSSDIYIVELYRLLCKQLKKNHAEIRYSTFQICDEIFRKSHCFRELLLKNFSNFVNLVLGLDPKKPLPKPLTVAKRLKQKAVEAIQHWYDNFSEGYVTLRLGYNYLRDCKRVDFAELTARTEAERQRAEEERQRVEEIKRKKIEKIRRDLQETSPEIKNCIVQFQNCFKLLIPDVHDFFIVLNDEDTSQKGGFICDDEDNKGSIPHEEVEENLEDIEYGSDFMRAHGIMKGTNVQINLEDVRKVQETVDNEVVIRNLREHVQVLRTKFLPLVKGWEQTMRPFSEGNGNIIRQILDIKQLVERSVKKFESLKVLPQEKPYHTADNDFDSDDDDDFLEVPFDDPRVISAAASEAALLGMIKSPQNTDHLQPSDLHNQPSTSGVSHLCGQQSMKETVKMKKKLQTIRCPDEYLSKESFTPKRHHNPLAGLSQVWTATPDLHEQEEMENTGGILGVATQRVNYERTWEPVKWACRAPLKSGRLCPRMDREKCPFHGPVVPRDEVGKPLNPEDAARERAAREQYERDHPAWQDPQLLAEIKAATGVDLKVPKGRQKRKHRYENLTDLRKNTSRERLAKKVLSKKALRRLNTALAREYTSSPNESSIFNFGQS; encoded by the coding sequence ATGGAGAATGATCAGCAAGCATATCATCTCAAGAAGTTAGTTGAGGAACTTACCACATCAGGCAAAGACAACTTAGATGAAGGAACattcaagaaattaaaaaaaatttgcaAAAGTTCTGACATATACATAGTTGAGTTATACAGGTTACTTTGTAAACAGTTGAAGAAAAATCATGCAGAAATAAGATACAGTACCTTCCAAATTTGTGATGAAATTTTTCGCAAGTCTCATTGTTTTCGTGAACTGTTGCTGAAAAACTTTTCAAATTTTGTGAACCTTGTGTTGGGTTTAGATCCAAAGAAACCACTTCCAAAACCACTAACAGTTGCCAAAAGACTTAAACAAAAAGCTGTTGAAGCTATTCAGCATTGGTATGATAATTTTAGTGAAGGTTATGTTACATTAAGATTGGGCTATAACTACTTAAGAGACTGTAAGAGGGTTGACTTTGCTGAGCTGACAGCCAGAACTGAAGCAGAGAGACAAAGAGCAGAAGAGGAAAGACAAAGAGTCGaagaaattaaaagaaaaaagatTGAAAAAATTAGAAGGGACCTTCAAGAAACCTCTCCTGAAATAAAGAATTGCATAGTACAGTTTCAGAATTGTTTTAAGCTACTAATCCCAGATGTTCACGATTTTTTTATTGTACTTAATGATGAAGACACTTCACAAAAAGGTGGATTCATTTGTGATGATGAAGATAATAAAGGAAGTATTCCACATGAGGAAGTAGAAGAAAACCTGGAAGATATTGAATATGGTTCAGATTTCATGCGTGCTCATGGTATTATGAAAGGGACTAATGTTCAGATAAATTTGGAGGATGTTAGAAAAGTTCAGGAAACTGTAGACAATGAGGTGGTGATACGAAACCTTAGGGAGCATGTACAAGTTTTGCGTACAAAATTTTTGCCTTTGGTTAAGGGTTGGGAACAAACCATGCGACCTTTCAGTGAGGGAAATGGGAATATAATCAGACAAATTCTTGATATAAAGCAGTTAGTTGAAAGATCTGTAAAAAAGTTTGAGTCTCTAAAAGTCCTACCTCAGGAAAAGCCATATCACACTGCAGATAATGAttttgatagtgatgatgatgatgactttCTGGAGGTACCCTTTGATGATCCCAGAGTGATAAGTGCAGCAGCTTCTGAAGCTGCTCTTCTAGGTATGATAAAATCACCCCAAAATACAGATCATCTACAACCCAGTGATCTACACAATCAACCATCAACTTCTGGTGTTTCTCACTTGTGTGGACAACAGTCAATGAAGGAGACAGTTAAAATGAAGAAAAAGCTTCAGACCATAAGATGTCCAGATGAATATCTCAGCAAAGAAAGCTTTACACCTAAACGCCATCATAATCCCCTAGCTGGACTAAGTCAAGTGTGGACTGCCACCCCAGACTTACATGAGCAGGAGGAAATGGAGAATACAGGAGGAATATTGGGTGTGGCAACACAAAGAGTAAACTATGAGCGGACATGGGAACCTGTTAAATGGGCTTGCCGAGCTCCTCTTAAGTCAGGTCGGTTGTGCCCTCGCATGGATCGAGAAAAATGCCCTTTTCATGGCCCAGTTGTGCCCCGTGATGAAGTTGGCAAGCCTCTTAATCCTGAAGATGCAGCAAGAGAACGTGCTGCTCGTGAACAGTATGAAAGAGACCATCCAGCCTGGCAGGATCCTCAACTTTTAGCTGAAATAAAGGCAGCTACAGGTGTTGATCTCAAGGTGCCGAAAGGGCGGCAAAAACGCAAACATAGGTATGAAAATTTGACTGATTTAAGAAAGAACACATCAAGAGAGAGACTTGCTAAGAAGGTTTTAAGTAAAAAGGCTTTACGACGTTTAAATACAGCCTTAGCTCGAGAATATACATCATCTCCTAATGAGTCCTCTATTTTCAACTTTGGTCAAAGCTAA